The genomic interval GCCGGGATGGCAGCGTGGGCTGCCGGACCGATCCGGCCGAGCGCGGCGATTGCCGGGAGCTGACTGCTTTCGCGCTTCCCGGACGGCACCGCGGCAAGGCGCGTCAGGGCCGGCACGGCGTCCGCCGCGACGGCCCCAAGCCGGCCGACGGCCTCGATCGCGGCGTACCTGAGCCGCTCCTGCTCCTGCCTGGCCTCCGTCCTTTGCCATCTTCTTGCCTTGGGGTCCTCGGCCAGTCCGCCGTGAGCTTCCAGAGCCGCGATCAACACGGGAACGAAGGGCCGTGCGGCCTCGCCGCAGGCGGCAAGGGCCTGCATCACGTGAACCTTCTCGGGAGTGTCGATCCGCGCGTACAGTCCCATGAGGAAGTCCGCATGGGGCGCAAGGGCCGGCCCCGCCATCTCCAGGCAGGCGAGGGCCTGCTGCCACTCGCTCGACGCATCCTGCCGCAGCACATCCAGGAAGACGTCCACGGCCTGGGGAGTGACCCGATCCAGCCGGCAGAGGAGCGCGGCGGCGCGTCGTACTGCGGTCGCGTCACCACGGAGGAGGGCCTCCAGCGCCGGAACCGCACCCTGGCCATGACCGAGAATGGCCTTCTCAAGCTCGGGCATTCCCTTCACGTCCTGCTCCTGGAGGAGGTTCACGAGCGGGGCGATGGCGTCGTCGTTGAACCACTCCATGCCCGCGCGCGCTGCTTCGGCCCCGACGCCGCGCCGCAAGGCGTCGATGTAGACGGGGATGAGGCTGGGGTCGCGCCGGCCGACGCTGGCCTGGGTCTTGAGATACTCGCCTGACAGAGGCTCGCTTGCGCCGGAACCACTTTCCAGGAGAGGCGGCAGGGCAGCGGCAGCCACTGAGCCGGCGTCGCGCAATGCGCCGAGCGCAAGACGCACGAGCGTTTCGTCGCTGGAACGAAGGACGCTCGTCGCTATGGTGACCTCCTGGGGGCCCCCGCGCCCGACAGTCAGCAGTGCGAGGGCCGCGCCCGTGCGCACGGCGGGGTCGTCTTCGCCAAGTCGCGAACGCAATCCGCGTTCGAGCACGTCGGTGACCAGGGCCTCCGCACGCCTGATCGAGAAGACGGCCAGCACGGCGGCGCGCGCTTCCCCATCTTCGTTGCGAAAGGCGTCCAGGAGCGCGGGGAGGTCTTCTTCGCTCATCCGCGCCAAGCTCGCAACGGCTGCATCCCGGACTTCCTTCTCGGGGTCGGCAAGGGCCTGGACCAGGGCGGACGTGGCGTGGCGAGGGGCGGGACGGATCTGGCCGAGTGCGCGGGCGGCGCTCGCACGGATCCACTTGTCGGCGTCAGCGAGGAGCAGAAGCCGGACCTCCTGGATCTCGCTGTCGCTCATCGCGGAGACTCCCTCCAAATGGTGGACCGCGGTGCGTTTGATCTTCGGGTCCTCGTCACGAGAGAGGACGAGCAGCGTCGAGACATCGACATCCTGCGCACGCCCGAGGTATTCAGTGGCCCATCCCCTGAGTGTCTCGTCATCGCCGTGCGCGAGCTCGAGGAGGCGGGTCACGGGCAGCGGCCGCATCGCACCGAGGATCCGGATTCCCTGGATTCGGCTCTGCTCGGCCTCCGCCGCCAACAACTGCTCCGCCACCGGCATTGCCGCTGCTCCCATGGCGCAGAGTGCGGCCAGGGCCGCGCCCCCCGAGTTGTCGAGACGTGCGACAAGTGCGGGGATCACTGGCGCGGCCTTGTCGCCGAGGACACTGAATACGCTGACTGCCCACGTCGTATTCCACCACCGTTCCCCGGCGATGCGGATCAGCACCGGGAGGGCGTCCGCCTCCATCTCCTGGAGGCGGATTTGCCTGGCTGCCCAGATCGAGTCTCCACCGCCGCGAGCGAGCAGCTCAAGGAGCAGCGGGCCTGGGTAGGGCTTCATGGCGTCGATGGCGGCCAGGGCAGCGGAGCGCAGGCTCGTGGAATAGGTATTTTGCCCCCGGATCGTTTCGAGAAGCGGACGCAGGGCGGGTGGGCCGATGGCGACCAGGGCGTCCTTCGCCGCAGCCGAGATCGCCGGATCGGCATCGCCCAGGAGCGAGATCAGGTCGTCCGCGGCGGGCGCGGCAGCCGGGCCGAGTCCGGTCAAGGCCAGCGCGCCCCTGCGCCGCGCCGCCGGATCCGGCGAGGCGAGCAGAGCGCGAAGCCCCGGCAAGGCGAGGGGGCCGATGCCGGTGGCGGCTTGGGCGCAGCGAAGGGCGAGCGCGTCTTGGCGGCCCTGCGCGCAGCGCTCCAACGCGGGCAGGGCTCTTGCGGCGCGCGGACCGATTCGGCCCAACGCCCCTGCGGCTTCCCAGCGGACGGCGGCACTGGGGTCCTCGAGAGACGTGTCGAGCGCCGCGACGACTTCGTCCGTCGCCTCAGCCGACCCGCTGATTGCGGCGATGGCACGGAGTCGCTCGGC from bacterium carries:
- a CDS encoding HEAT repeat domain-containing protein, translating into MSAREGRATPCERATPRAGRPAGIRRSLGTLAVALVTAACAGHGPRPEAFTAGSEAERLRAIAAISGSAEATDEVVAALDTSLEDPSAAVRWEAAGALGRIGPRAARALPALERCAQGRQDALALRCAQAATGIGPLALPGLRALLASPDPAARRRGALALTGLGPAAAPAADDLISLLGDADPAISAAAKDALVAIGPPALRPLLETIRGQNTYSTSLRSAALAAIDAMKPYPGPLLLELLARGGGDSIWAARQIRLQEMEADALPVLIRIAGERWWNTTWAVSVFSVLGDKAAPVIPALVARLDNSGGAALAALCAMGAAAMPVAEQLLAAEAEQSRIQGIRILGAMRPLPVTRLLELAHGDDETLRGWATEYLGRAQDVDVSTLLVLSRDEDPKIKRTAVHHLEGVSAMSDSEIQEVRLLLLADADKWIRASAARALGQIRPAPRHATSALVQALADPEKEVRDAAVASLARMSEEDLPALLDAFRNEDGEARAAVLAVFSIRRAEALVTDVLERGLRSRLGEDDPAVRTGAALALLTVGRGGPQEVTIATSVLRSSDETLVRLALGALRDAGSVAAAALPPLLESGSGASEPLSGEYLKTQASVGRRDPSLIPVYIDALRRGVGAEAARAGMEWFNDDAIAPLVNLLQEQDVKGMPELEKAILGHGQGAVPALEALLRGDATAVRRAAALLCRLDRVTPQAVDVFLDVLRQDASSEWQQALACLEMAGPALAPHADFLMGLYARIDTPEKVHVMQALAACGEAARPFVPVLIAALEAHGGLAEDPKARRWQRTEARQEQERLRYAAIEAVGRLGAVAADAVPALTRLAAVPSGKRESSQLPAIAALGRIGPAAHAAIPALLPFLDDPGRLGDGAWEALTAMAAPPDILAPRCLTLLRTAQQGQRLRHALRYLIDLRYEDPAFLPLLEQLAQGETLAFEATQELRRRRPPAGGPPLDAPVLLTPALLRHGVELKWGPGVPKATGYRLYRREEPDGDWDLLQEVAPPGFTDRAIEPGTSYAYRAEAFTADRDGRSSNVQRIAIEGTAIREQLAPPTGLTVETALVRRGDRDVRVARLAWEAPRGWACAGYVIFRGLTGSNQFATVAVTRSTSFVDEKINADFSLSYFVRGIDAALRKSEASNEAVAAAAARDR